A stretch of Telopea speciosissima isolate NSW1024214 ecotype Mountain lineage chromosome 11, Tspe_v1, whole genome shotgun sequence DNA encodes these proteins:
- the LOC122646848 gene encoding uncharacterized protein LOC122646848 yields MLKKMKRVAMDSSPSYMVEEDARARFKHQSLMQDYQELLKDTEALNSQLQRTKQKRSTLKAEVRFLRRRYKHLVAVQTPSTQAEPDPPRLVNPEIRGEPLSEKRNYRSKEALLPNNSVLEKRSYRAKEAAQLPNHTVFDLNQVSRGEDEEEFQVLAPMGMEKPPNNYLGPICGGDEQPADLNLAVCRDIGNGSSRPGKRKITWSDQVALKV; encoded by the exons atgttgaagaagatgaagagggtTGCGATGGATTCTTCTCCTTCGTATATGGTTGAAGAGGATGCTAGAGCCAGGTTCAAGCATCAAAGTCTCATGCAGGATTATCAAGAATTGCTTAAG GATACAGAGGCTTTAAATAGTCAGTTGCAGAGAACAAAGCAGAAAAGATCGACTCTCAAAGCTGAAGTCCG CTTCTTGAGGCGAAGATATAAACATCTAGTAGCAGTCCAAACGCCCAGCACCCAAGCTGAACCCGATCCCCCTAGACTTGTGAACCCTGAAATCCGAGGTGAACCACTTTCAGAGAAAAGGAATTACAGGTCAAAGGAAGCCCTATTACCCAACAATTCAGTTTTGGAGAAAAGGAGTTACAGAGCAAAGGAAGCTGCCCAATTACCCAATCATACAGTTTTCGACTTGAACCAGGTTTCG agaggagaagatgaagaagaatttcAGGTTTTGGCACCAATGGGAATGGAGAAGCCGCCAAATAACTATTTGGGGCCTATTTGTGGAGGAGATGAACAACCTGCTGATCTAAACTTAGCTGTTTGTAGAGATATTGGTAATGGGTCTAGTAGACCAGGGAAGAGGAAGATTACTTGGTCAGATCAGGTGGCTTTGAAGGTTTAG